In Cucurbita pepo subsp. pepo cultivar mu-cu-16 chromosome LG04, ASM280686v2, whole genome shotgun sequence, the following are encoded in one genomic region:
- the LOC111793421 gene encoding uncharacterized protein LOC111793421: MTDLEWSEARKRMIEDQAKAELESLQLLHPNRFEYLKLELKSFIQLLQSQSQSQSEELFHQPNTVEASRRRSPSSLAPDSQESSSCRKRRKTEEGGQMKVYGNGLRREIAESETGDKNGRRRDRVDVVLERAVVCLRKIQRFKTALISTAD; the protein is encoded by the exons ATGACGGACTTGGAATGGAGCGAAGCAAGGAAGAGGATGATCGAAGATCAGGCAAAGGCGGAACTAGAATCTCTCCAACTTCTTCATCCTAATCGCTTCGAATACCTAAAGCTCGAACTCAAATCCTTCATCCAACTTCTTCAATCGCAATCGCAATCGCAATCGGAAGAGCTTTTTCATCAGCCGAACACTGTCGAAGCCTCGAGACGACGATCGCCTTCCTCTCTCGCTCCTGATTCGCAAG AGTCGAGTAGCTGtaggaagaggaggaagacgGAGGAAGGAGGACAAATGAAAGTGTACGGGAACGGATTACGGAGAGAGATCGCTGAATCGGAAACGGGAGACAAGAACGGGCGGCGGAGGGATAGAGTTGATGTGGTTCTGGAAAGAGCCGTTGTTTGTCTCCGGAAGATTCAACGCTTCAAAACGGCTCTGATTTCCACCGCCGATTGA